A stretch of DNA from Gasterosteus aculeatus chromosome 7, fGasAcu3.hap1.1, whole genome shotgun sequence:
CGGAGGTCCGCAGCGCCACCAGGCCCTCGCGCAGCCGCAGCACCAGAACATGCAGCTCCTGGAGACATGGGGGGGGTCATCATTGTCAGGTGGTCTTATTAGTTAAGACAAAAATGACATTAATAAGTATAAACTATTTATAATACTTTATACTGCAATGGTCGCAATAAACGCCCTAATAAATGAGGCAACACCTTCTCTTAGCAGCTCTATGTTTAACTTGCTGACAACATGCACTACTAAACATCAAATGGTTTTTGCCATTAATGTTACAGAGGCCAACttagtcaaaaaacacaaaacatttagaacacataGTTGTCGTTTATGTGTGAATAAATCACATAAATATAGAGCATATATTTATGTTtagaacataaatatatatttttttattttacttctatTGAGGTTAGAGAATGAAGCACCCAATAAGTGTTGTCATATTTATGACAACCTAAAAGACAGAATATCCTCAAACAAAATCCTTTCTTTTGAAAACAATATGTTGTAATTCTGGCGTCTCGCTGCTTGTGATGATCTCCTGGGAGTCTGGATACATAATACCCTCATAGAATAGAATAGTGTTATTTTCACATAAATAACTAATGGTGCTGTTGGATCGCTGCGTGACTTCCAtgagaacagcagcgtgtgCAGGGAAAATGTTGTTTGTGAACGGCTAAACGCCAACAGTTATTTAATAATTACATAGGTGCACATTAACAATGCGGACAGCAAGTCCTTGTTTTGAGAAacttaaaacatataaaatgGAAAATTCAAATCTGGAATCTCAATGATTCCAGATTTGAATTTTCCatttttccaaaaaaagatgacatGGTACTTGACAGCTCCTCATCTTGCCAGCCAGatgctaacggtgctaacggtgctaacggtGCGCTCCGCCCACCTGCACGGTGTCGGGCATGTGGAagccctcctgctgctgcagctcctcgtgCAGCCGGTGCTTCCCCTGCAGGCTCTCGTTGTCCCTCTGCAGGCGGCTCAGCTCGTCCGCCACCTGCTCCCTCGACTTCACCAGCACCACCTGCaagcaaaccaaaccaaaccaatcaCTCCTCCGactgcaccagcaccacctgcaagcaaaccaaaccaaaccaatcaCTCCTCAGACTCGTCGCGAGTCGGCTtgcccccccttttcttttttctttgtcattttgtcaGCTGTTATTAGGAGTCGCTGGTGAAAAGTGAGTCACCAGCTCTCCGCTCCGTCCTGCAGCGACATCACTCCGTTCGGTTTAACATTGCGATGCATTGACGACGGTGTAGAGACCCGTATTTCTTTAGGTTAAAACGACGTGCGTTGCAacgtctttattctgtctgTGCTGTGATTCCGCTCGCAGCTGCAAAGTGACAAAACATGATTCTGTCTCACTGACTTCCTCCTTTTATCCTCTCACAAGGATCTGAGAAGAACAAATTCATATGTATTTGTCCGTTGTAGAGGAGGAGACATTATTAGATGTATTTATTCTAATGTAAAGTAGAACATCCGGTAGCCAAAGCGCAACTATTTGTCGTTACTTTCCTTTCCATCAAAAAAAATAActacaacatattttatctaaATCTTTATTTAATCCTACTGTCATCCTAACGTTGTGCTGGGTCatcttattttttcttcatcGCTTTCTTTAACTACACTCAACTAATCGCAGCGTTTCTGTTGTGACGGAGGAGTTACATGTAGACACATTGTCTCATCTCCATCTTGTCTTGTTTGGACGACACCTGAGAGAATGCACTCAAACCTTTGCAGCAACCTGCAGCGTATAAATCTGCACATTTCAGTCGTGACCGATGACAAACATTTAGAAATATTTAACCGCCTTTTTGCCACTTTAAACATGCCAGCAGATACTCTGGGGAAGTGAGTtactgtgacatcacagcgacCGAGGCGCAGGGATATAAATCCACAACCCTGACGGGCTCAATTTCAAGTTCTGGCTGCGTGAGCGCAGGCAGTCTAAACAAAATAAACCGACGGTGTATTTTGAGTCACAAAGGAAGTGACTCCACATCCAACAAGGCGCTGCTCACCATCTGCTGCTGCGTGTTCCTCTTTGCTTCACTAAAGGCCTGCTGCAGTGTGCTGAGCAGCATCTCCGACTCCTGGACTCTCTGCATGAAGACGGACACCTACGACacaggagagaaagaacaaGAAGGGGGCTTCAGAAAGGCCTTTGATTACGTGAGGAATACCACTGTGTGTTGATACTCAAATTAAAGGGATGATTATTCTGTCAAACCAGATTTCCACACTGTCACTCGAAGGCACACGAAGCACCTAAGCAGATACCTGAAGGGAACGACACAACGTCGTTAAAACATTCACTGCGTTCAAACCTTGGCGGCTGTTTCTTCGTTTCCCGCTTTCATCGAATCCTCCAGATTCTGTTTCTCCGTCATCGTCCTCTCCAGCTGATCGTTGGCCTGACGGAGCATCACCTGCAGCTTCTTCACCTGCGAGAGACGGACACTCCCTCAGTGGACACTTCCACGATAACAGAAGACTCTCTTCCTGCCAAACATCTCCGCAGGCTtctaaaagaacaaaaaaacgcCGCACACGGACCTGATCCCGCGTCTCGGCCTCTTGTCCCTGGATGGCCTGCAGCTGCTTCTCGTAGTTGGAGCACATGTCGCACCGCCGGCCCAGCTTCCTGCCGGCGTTTTTCACCTGGTGACGAGGCCACGAAGCACTTACTATATTGACCCATTAGTTACTACGTTTACGCTACCGGACTATCGAAGTGGCAAATTAGACTCAAACAAACACCATTAATCATCTGCAAGTATTACCTGGAAGTAAGCGCCTAAAACTGCTTAGTTACAAACCATCGAACTCCAGTGAATCCAACATGAAAGCTCAGCGGTGTATCTAAACCATCGGCGACGCACCTCTTGCTGCAGGAGGTTCCACTCGCTGTCGCTGACGAGCCGGTAGCCCCCCGGCGGCAGGAAGGCGGTGTCGGCCGCGTGGGAGATGCTGGACAGCAGCGACGCCGTCTCCTCCTGCTCGGGCGTCATGGCCTTGATGGCCTTCTCCTGGTCCTTGGTCAGCAGGAAGTGGCTCGCCGTCAGCTTGATGGAGCCGATGGACGAGGTTTCGCCGAAGCTGGCGTCCGCCGCGGCGCCGCAGTCGGCCCCCACCAGGGGCCCGAAGTCGGACTCGTCGAGGTGTCCGGCCGACTTGGCCCTGTGGTTGTGGCCGCCGAGGCCCTGCTGGACGGAGAGCGAGGAGCCCAGGCTGTCGGTGGACTGGACCCGCCGCAGGTTGTCCACGTAGGGGTCGGCGCCCGCCACGTCGGTGTCCAAGGAGTGCATGGAGCCGTGGCCGCTGTGAGGCTGCgagaaagagcaaaaaaaaagcctcagaaATATGTGAATAAGGACAATAACATTCAGAAAATCTTCTTCTTTAAGCTTTTTGTGAACTATTActaaacaaggcttaaaaaccgcAGTTTTAGAAAGAAATATCCTCTAGTTTGTGGTGTATTGCCCCCCATAAAGCACCATCGCCGTTCTGTGGTTGTCAGCTAGACAACGAGAGCCGCCATGTTGCCCGTGTGAAGCTCACGTTACACAGAACCACGAGGCGATAATGGCTCTCGAATTACGGGACGCTCGTACCTCCTCCACGCTCAGCCCCTGGAACGAGTCCTCCAGGGGCTCCGTGTTGTCTCCCTCCTCTTGCTGCAGCTCCTTCACTTGGATCAGCCGGTCCTTCTCGTCGTCCTCCTTGGACGGAAATgagaaaaatacatgaaaaaaacgGTTTTGAtccatttagaaaatgtttcaaataaatacagCACCATAGGAGACATAAACTCTACCGTTAGTAATAATGTTCACTTTAGTTTTGACAATGTGAGATATTAATGTAACTACGCGTAACAGATGTTTTCCCCGTGCGTACCTGGtctttcctcttcatctcctccacctggcGGAGCTGCTCTGAGGACAGCACGTTCTCTATCCGCTGCATGTCCCTCATGAGGAGACGCTGGGACTCCAGGAACTGGTCGTTGGCCCTCTGCCACGTGTGCTTCAGCTGGTTGTGCTGCTgccgctccagctccagcttgtgGCACACtgggaaaggtcagaggtcgagGTCGTTGTACGGGCAGTCTTCGGGCATTACGAGTATTTAAGACCTTCTCTACGGGGACTGGTGCAAGGCCAGTTAAACGTTCATCACAGTAACTTTAAACGTGAttgacactctctctctctccctccctctccctccataTGTACCCTCGTGGAGCTCCTTCCGTAGTTTCTCTGCGTCCTCCTGCAGGACGGACTTCTGAGTGTTCAACACAGCGACGTACATCTCCAGGTCCGTGCGACACGACTTCTCAGCCTCCAGGACGTGATTGAGCTCCTTCACCTGCAAGAGAGATGAGGAAATGCTTAGAAGTTCTCCACCTGCATCCCGAGGCCTCGGCCCTCCTACGTGTGACGTGACCGTGAGCTTGGCAGCCAACGGGAAGGCGTGACCCGCCGCTGACTCGCCTTGGAGGCCTCCAGCTCCCTCACGCGGTCCTCGGCCGTCGTCAGTCTGGCTTTCAGCGCCGCGATCTCGTGCTCCATGGGCATCACCACCGAACGCAGCTTCTCCGCATCCTCCTGCgcctttaacacacacaaacacacacacagcgttaaAACACGACAAATCCCCAAagatatttcaaataaaaatgtacccGTTGCAAATTAGAATCCCTTGTCCCTTGTGAAAACAAAGCCTACTTTTTTCATGGCGTCCTCCAGGTTGTCCTCCTGGCCCTCGGTGAGACGGCGTCTCAGCTCGCCCTGTTCTCTCTCCATTGCCTCCCGGTACTGGTTCCACTGGGCTCGCTCCTGCTCCAGGCGCTGGTGGAATTGGACCTCGTACTCGCACACGGTTTCTGGATGGGAGGAAAGCGTGAGATGAAACGGCGCCGCTCTTGGGAAAATCACTGATGACTTTACACTTTTAAAACACTTCTTCGTTGTTTTCGTCCCAGCTGGGTTTCACCTTTCATGATGGCCTGCAGCGAagccacctcctcctgccactgGCCGCGGACCTGGTCGATGGCTTCCTGCTTGGTGTTCTCCGACAAGGTGGCGACCGTCTTGATGGTCTCCATCTCGCTCCGGGCATGAGACAGCTGGTCCAGGACGGAGCGCAGCTCCACCTGGGCGCCCTCCAGCTCCACGTTCTgcctcttcagctcctctgtgGGTGGAAGACAACACGGGGGCAGGGAcacagaggtcaggggtcaggggagAGCAGCACCGTGCGTCGGCCTCCACGTGCACGGAGACGGGATCCTCACCTTCCTTGGACATGTAGAGCTCCTTGAACTTGGCTCGCTTCTGGTTGAACtcggcctccagctgctgcttgaGTTTGATGAACTCGGTCCTCTCCTGCTCCAGAGCGGCCactcgctgctgcagctcctctggatgaaggagaaggaaaaatatgaaatagaaaTATGAAATCAATCATCTGGTCATTACGTAAATATGAAATCACCACCTTGAAATTactcacaaaagaaaaatgatttgaaGATGTAAGCTTGGGCCCCGGGACCTTTTTTTGCTACAGCGCTCTCGGacattttctatatatatatatatatatatataaaaagatgtattatacatatatatatataaaaagatgtattatacatataatatattataaatattattgtatatataataataatacatataaataatcactttatttgattaaaataacTGACTCCTGCCCAAAGAGTTTATTGTTTCTATTGTTTGAATACTTTCTTTAGACGTGAGGACGTCATCAAAGTGTTTATTAATCCACAAGACAAAAGCAACGATTATAGTTGAAGGAATACTTCACCCACAACAGGAGTATTTATACATCAGCTCTCCGCTTGTTGTCTTTTATTCTTAAAGGAGACTTTTGTCTTAAGCCTCCCCGCTGAATGAAGAATGAACATGCAGAGGTTCTGGGGAGTTGAAGTAAATAGGGGACCATGTTTAATGACACCAACGATGGCCCCATTTGAATTCAATTCAtcaagatttgtttttctccttctctgagGAGGCATGAGAGGAAAACCAATTACTCTTCACATAAAACATTTGTGAAACTGACATCACACATATTTACAGCTTTCCTCCTCAGACCTCTGAGATGGAACACGTGGACCTTCAGCAGGTCTCACAACCACATAGTCAGACTCTGAGAGACGGTAGTTTGTAACGTAAACGCAAGTTATGATTCCCTCTAATATTGAAAATCATATTGCAGTATCAGTTAAAATAACTGCGTTTGCATATTTTCTGCAAACGCAGAAAAAAAATTCTGCAGACGCAGAAAATATgtacacaaatatataatattaacgTTCACTTACCATTTAGGTATAATATCCCTCTACAAGATTATACTGTTGTACTGTAATATCGATTGTCTTTGGAGATCCAGACCAGCTTTACACTTTTTGCTTTATTCCATTA
This window harbors:
- the rabep1 gene encoding rab GTPase-binding effector protein 1 isoform X2 is translated as MAEQASGPPRSSQHDEELQQRVAALEQERTEFIKLKQQLEAEFNQKRAKFKELYMSKEEELKRQNVELEGAQVELRSVLDQLSHARSEMETIKTVATLSENTKQEAIDQVRGQWQEEVASLQAIMKETVCEYEVQFHQRLEQERAQWNQYREAMEREQGELRRRLTEGQEDNLEDAMKKAQEDAEKLRSVVMPMEHEIAALKARLTTAEDRVRELEASKVKELNHVLEAEKSCRTDLEMYVAVLNTQKSVLQEDAEKLRKELHEVCHKLELERQQHNQLKHTWQRANDQFLESQRLLMRDMQRIENVLSSEQLRQVEEMKRKDQEDDEKDRLIQVKELQQEEGDNTEPLEDSFQGLSVEEPHSGHGSMHSLDTDVAGADPYVDNLRRVQSTDSLGSSLSVQQGLGGHNHRAKSAGHLDESDFGPLVGADCGAAADASFGETSSIGSIKLTASHFLLTKDQEKAIKAMTPEQEETASLLSSISHAADTAFLPPGGYRLVSDSEWNLLQQEVKNAGRKLGRRCDMCSNYEKQLQAIQGQEAETRDQVKKLQVMLRQANDQLERTMTEKQNLEDSMKAGNEETAAKVSVFMQRVQESEMLLSTLQQAFSEAKRNTQQQMVVLVKSREQVADELSRLQRDNESLQGKHRLHEELQQQEGFHMPDTVQELHVLVLRLREGLVALRTSADHMEEKLKAEILFLKEQNQAEQCLKENLEETLQLEIEGCKEEIASFSSLKTELERVKAEKEKMQSVLSEKTETLESLQGLRIGLERQLRELASTKSALETQAFEEKDKAQRLQTELDVSEQVQKDFVKLSQTLQVQLERIRQAESLDRIKVILNDTNLTDINQLPDT
- the rabep1 gene encoding rab GTPase-binding effector protein 1 isoform X1; amino-acid sequence: MAEQASGPPRSSQHDEELQQRVAALEQERTEFIKLKQQLEAEFNQKRAKFKELYMSKEEELKRQNVELEGAQVELRSVLDQLSHARSEMETIKTVATLSENTKQEAIDQVRGQWQEEVASLQAIMKETVCEYEVQFHQRLEQERAQWNQYREAMEREQGELRRRLTEGQEDNLEDAMKKAQEDAEKLRSVVMPMEHEIAALKARLTTAEDRVRELEASKVKELNHVLEAEKSCRTDLEMYVAVLNTQKSVLQEDAEKLRKELHEVCHKLELERQQHNQLKHTWQRANDQFLESQRLLMRDMQRIENVLSSEQLRQVEEMKRKDQEDDEKDRLIQVKELQQEEGDNTEPLEDSFQGLSVEEPHSGHGSMHSLDTDVAGADPYVDNLRRVQSTDSLGSSLSVQQGLGGHNHRAKSAGHLDESDFGPLVGADCGAAADASFGETSSIGSIKLTASHFLLTKDQEKAIKAMTPEQEETASLLSSISHAADTAFLPPGGYRLVSDSEWNLLQQEVKNAGRKLGRRCDMCSNYEKQLQAIQGQEAETRDQVKKLQVMLRQANDQLERTMTEKQNLEDSMKAGNEETAAKVSVFMQRVQESEMLLSTLQQAFSEAKRNTQQQMVVLVKSREQVADELSRLQRDNESLQGKHRLHEELQQQEGFHMPDTVQELHVLVLRLREGLVALRTSADHMEEKLKAEILFLKEQNQAEQCLKENLEETLQLEIEGCKEEIDILEASFSSLKTELERVKAEKEKMQSVLSEKTETLESLQGLRIGLERQLRELASTKSALETQAFEEKDKAQRLQTELDVSEQVQKDFVKLSQTLQVQLERIRQAESLDRIKVILNDTNLTDINQLPDT